Genomic DNA from Brenneria izadpanahii:
TATATTTTCAAACCGTCCTCCGAATGCGAATCACCATCTGATTGCCGATTACCTGCTTGAGCACCATGGCTGGTGTATTACCACTAATTTTGATGATTGTATCGAACAGGCTAGTCACTATCAGATACCTGTGCATGTAATCGATCCTGATACCAAAGCCTTTGACATCCTGCATCGAGAATACGGCGAAGACTGGGGTATTATCAAGGTACACGGCACCATAGAGCATGGCTGCTCTGGGCTAGGCGCAACGCTTGCAGACCTAGAACACGGACTGCCGGAGGTGATCAAAACGTTGCTCGAACAGGTAACCGTTCAGGCAGATTTAATGGTGGTAGCAGGCTACAGCGGTACCGACCATTTTGACATTAATCATTGGATCCGTGAGCGCTGGAATGGAGATCGTTCGACCCGTTTGGTATGGATTGGTCACAGCTTGAAAGTGGAGGAAGAGTTCTGGCAACCCGACGATCAGGAAAATCGCGAACCGAGAGTCTATTGGCAAGGAGCCTTTTGCGGTATGAAGATTCAATACGGGCCAACGGCAGAACTATTGACCACCTTACTTGGAATTCCTAGTAGAACTTTAGCCCACACGGGAGAGGGTAATGATTGGTGGCGAACTGCGCTAGCTGAATATTACATCCCGACGGAGAAAGAAAAGTACCTTACCGGTACACGCCTGGCCAGCTCTATGGGTCTTGGCCAACTAGCCGAGGAGCAACTCCGCTATTTGAAGCGCCGTTTGGAGAACGACAATTTGTTAGTGCCTTTTGAAGCTGAGATTTACTACTCCCGGGGTTTTATTGCCGGGGCGCTATTGGTACAAAACTATCTAAAATCCCCTCACGAAAAAGCCAGAAAAGTGAACCGTACAGGCCTAATTCGCGCTAAAGATAAACCGGCAAAAGCGCTTTTATTTTATCTTGCGCGGTGGTTAAGGAGCCCACTCCAACTCTCACTTGATGAGCAAATCGACGCGTTTGGCTGTCTACTCGATATCGCTGAACGGAGGCAAAAATGGCGACTCTGGCAAAGTAAACCTTTGCGACGTCTCAACGAAAAGATATGCATCGTTTTCCGTCGGTATTTCATGAAGCTTGAGAATACTAAGCTGCCTCTGTATCTGTATGGAAGGATACAAATGCAGTCCATTCGCATGGGCACTTTGTTTTACGACGAAGAGGTTTTCCCCTTTGGAGAAGTCTGGAATTTACTATACCGCGAGAGCAGTCCGCCGAGTTTTTATACCCCGTACGGTCCGGCAATCCCTGGTTTTTATCTTACTGAACGCAGCACTGCCCGTGAAGAAGATCGCATAGCAGACTTGGTGCTGGCCAATATTAATTACGTCAATATCCTGCTTTCCGCTCTGCGGCGTCGCTGGCCTAAAGGCAGCAAAAGTGTATTCAAGGAAAGGCAGTTGAGGGAGGGGTATTTGGATTCGGGAGACTATGTTGTTACATATATCGTGCGACTATTAGATGAAAGCTTCCAGATCGTCAGCGCCCTGAATGCACCGCATTTGCAGATCCATATAGCCAGAGCATGGATTAGGGCGGACAGCATTTTAGGCGGTATTGAATATTGGAAACAGCAGCGGCTTTATCTTGGTACTCCCCATCGCTGAAGAGCACTTAGGTGTAAGTGGACATTCTACCCGGTTTTCCCACTATGTCTTTTACTTTGCCATTATCATTGATTTTACGGCAAAGCAGGCTGATGTGACCTGCCGCCATTGCCCAAGCATTCGATGTAAGTATGCACTCTGAATTCCGCTCCTCGCTCTTAACAGACGCCAGCGGCTAATCCATACCTGCATAGAGAACAACATCCCAAATACCATTTAGTAGCCGCTTGCCTCTCTTGCTCGCGATAACTACAATGTATACAAAACACACAATGTAGTGAGGTGGCGTATGGGTGTCATGTCCGTTCGATTAAATGATGAAACAACCGCGCAGCTTGATGCGCTGGCTAAAGCCACAGGACGTACTCGCTCTTTTCTGGCCGGACAAGCCATTGAAGACTATCTTGCGCGAGAAGCTTGGCAGATTGCAGAGATCGAGCAAGCCATAAAAGAAGCCGATGCGGATGATTTTGTCTCATCAGATGAGATGAACAATCTGTTTAAAAAGTTAGGTACGGCAAGACATGGAAATTAAATGGCTGCGTAAAGCCGCAGCCAATTTGGAAGCCGAGTACCGCTATATCGCGCAAGATGATCCACAAGCTGCCAGCCAGTTCGTAAATGAAGTCCAACGGTTAACGGAATTACTACCGCAACAGCCAGCAATCGGAAAACCTGGCCGTGTGCTGGGAACGCGTGAACTGGTGTTAACTCACTATCCCTACATCATCCCCTACCGCGTGAAAGATAATATGATCCAGATTCTACGCGTCTTTCATACGCACAGACGTTTACCATCAAAATGGTGACTCATGAAAAAAATAAAATCAGCATGGCTCATTACGTGGGAATGGTTTGGTGAACATGCGAAAGTCGATAATGAAAAAAGAATTGTTTCCATTGTAAATTACAGAAAGTCACATAAATATATTTATGATTTAGTTGGTAATTTATACACCAGTCATACCGCCTCAGTATCAGAAAAACTTACATTTGCTGCGAATAGTAAGAAAACAATCTATCCCCCATATTACTTTGCTAAAAATGGCATCACCTATGCCGATATCATCCATTGCGGTGATAATCCTTTCTTATATGCTCGTCGAGATTAA
This window encodes:
- a CDS encoding SIR2 family protein, with the protein product MEMDDWWFGWKGFTPELPCPGKVVLMVGAGISIEPPTQLPGGNALTEALLDHLLDNDAASEIKTVFSQCEQWMGRHLPRLEHVLDKAFEPSTIEGVERSGSARELLRIFSNRPPNANHHLIADYLLEHHGWCITTNFDDCIEQASHYQIPVHVIDPDTKAFDILHREYGEDWGIIKVHGTIEHGCSGLGATLADLEHGLPEVIKTLLEQVTVQADLMVVAGYSGTDHFDINHWIRERWNGDRSTRLVWIGHSLKVEEEFWQPDDQENREPRVYWQGAFCGMKIQYGPTAELLTTLLGIPSRTLAHTGEGNDWWRTALAEYYIPTEKEKYLTGTRLASSMGLGQLAEEQLRYLKRRLENDNLLVPFEAEIYYSRGFIAGALLVQNYLKSPHEKARKVNRTGLIRAKDKPAKALLFYLARWLRSPLQLSLDEQIDAFGCLLDIAERRQKWRLWQSKPLRRLNEKICIVFRRYFMKLENTKLPLYLYGRIQMQSIRMGTLFYDEEVFPFGEVWNLLYRESSPPSFYTPYGPAIPGFYLTERSTAREEDRIADLVLANINYVNILLSALRRRWPKGSKSVFKERQLREGYLDSGDYVVTYIVRLLDESFQIVSALNAPHLQIHIARAWIRADSILGGIEYWKQQRLYLGTPHR
- a CDS encoding type II toxin-antitoxin system RelE/ParE family toxin, with amino-acid sequence MEIKWLRKAAANLEAEYRYIAQDDPQAASQFVNEVQRLTELLPQQPAIGKPGRVLGTRELVLTHYPYIIPYRVKDNMIQILRVFHTHRRLPSKW
- the relB gene encoding type II toxin-antitoxin system RelB family antitoxin, which translates into the protein MGVMSVRLNDETTAQLDALAKATGRTRSFLAGQAIEDYLAREAWQIAEIEQAIKEADADDFVSSDEMNNLFKKLGTARHGN